A window of Methanorbis rubei contains these coding sequences:
- the cfbB gene encoding Ni-sirohydrochlorin a,c-diamide synthase, which yields MKSLLISGDRSGAGKTSVTLAIAGLLAKESSVQTYKVAMDYIDTSYLAGVTGRPCYNLDTFVQTPEETAGLFAYGAKGAEYGIVEGVRGLYEGVDALTDVGSTASVAKLFDLPVVLVVNARSITRSAAALVKGFAAFDPDVRISGVILNNVMGDRHISKAKQAIEHYCGIPVLGAVPRRPEMELAMRHLGLVPFREGSDNSEFFERIDFITDVIGEYVDMDAVRSVAKERSFPENDVSRMLSSEPASETRIAVAYDEAFNFYYGELAAVLRSLGADVVYFSPMHDRLPDADGYIFGGGYPELFSKELEANDSMREAVLETAANDVPMYAECGGLMYLTRSLTLERGWQGRESELAAEMCGVFAGDTRMPVKKALGYVVGTANVAGRSFPIRGHEFHYSGVVMDDCVKYAYRLDRGVGIASGRDGAIVHKTLGSYAHLMPVSSRELLGSFFDLV from the coding sequence ATGAAGTCGCTGCTGATCTCAGGTGACCGATCGGGTGCTGGAAAGACGAGCGTGACGCTCGCAATCGCAGGACTGCTTGCAAAGGAGTCTTCTGTGCAGACCTATAAGGTTGCGATGGATTACATCGATACTTCTTATCTTGCAGGAGTTACGGGGCGTCCCTGCTATAATCTTGACACGTTTGTGCAGACTCCGGAAGAAACCGCAGGGCTTTTTGCCTACGGTGCAAAAGGGGCAGAGTACGGGATTGTTGAAGGGGTCCGGGGTCTGTATGAGGGCGTTGATGCGCTGACTGATGTCGGGAGTACTGCATCGGTTGCGAAGCTGTTTGATCTGCCGGTTGTTCTGGTGGTGAATGCACGGAGTATTACGCGGAGCGCGGCTGCTCTCGTGAAGGGGTTTGCGGCGTTTGATCCTGATGTGCGGATTTCAGGAGTGATTTTGAATAATGTGATGGGCGACCGCCATATCAGCAAGGCGAAGCAGGCGATTGAGCATTACTGTGGTATTCCTGTTCTGGGCGCGGTGCCGCGCCGGCCTGAGATGGAGCTTGCGATGCGGCATCTGGGTCTTGTTCCGTTTCGCGAAGGGTCTGATAACTCTGAATTTTTCGAGCGGATCGATTTTATTACGGATGTTATCGGGGAGTATGTGGATATGGACGCGGTCAGGTCGGTTGCAAAGGAGAGGTCCTTCCCTGAGAATGATGTCAGCCGGATGCTTTCTTCGGAGCCGGCGTCTGAGACGCGGATTGCGGTTGCGTATGATGAGGCGTTTAATTTCTATTACGGGGAGCTTGCGGCGGTTTTACGCAGTCTTGGTGCGGATGTTGTGTATTTTAGTCCGATGCATGACCGGCTGCCGGACGCTGACGGATATATTTTCGGCGGCGGGTATCCTGAGCTGTTTTCAAAAGAGCTTGAGGCGAATGATTCGATGCGTGAGGCTGTGTTGGAGACTGCGGCAAATGATGTGCCGATGTACGCTGAGTGCGGGGGGTTGATGTATCTGACGCGGTCGCTTACGCTTGAACGCGGATGGCAGGGGCGGGAGAGCGAGCTTGCTGCTGAGATGTGCGGGGTGTTTGCGGGCGACACAAGGATGCCGGTTAAGAAGGCGCTTGGGTATGTGGTCGGGACGGCAAACGTTGCGGGCAGAAGTTTTCCTATCCGGGGCCATGAGTTCCATTACAGCGGTGTTGTGATGGATGACTGCGTGAAATATGCATACCGGCTTGACCGGGGTGTAGGTATTGCCAGCGGACGTGATGGTGCGATTGTGCATAAAACGCTTGGGTCATATGCGCATCTGATGCCGGTATCTTCTCGCGAGCTGCTTGGGAGTTTCTTTGATCTTGTGTGA
- a CDS encoding PGF-pre-PGF domain-containing protein, giving the protein MKKISCRSWMQYALLLCAVLLCACVLFTAPVAASPDDAFVFNGGTFATAQALAVALGSAATAADDTLTLNQDLLLTGPVNITGSMTIIGNGHTIWRGGNNFFLINVSVGILTLGGPSDILIINASTDEFYSNCGLIQVTGSGSELIMNDGVTITGDSENNFYEGGSVCIVSGGNFTMHGGNITDNWAGTGGGVYVSGGSSFTMYGGNITDNRGSDGGGVYVTSGSSFTMHGGNITGNRASGSGGGVRVSDPYPYTGSFFTMDGGKIFGNRAGDGGGVYVGVVGNFTMNGGEIFDNIVTQYGGGVRVYGLNAVFTMNNGKIFNNTAQYGGGVDLEGYGGGSFTMGGGEISGNTATNKGGGIRSSGDVTIDDGEISGNTAQNGGGAFLYGNSFTMHAGKISGNTGSTYAAIGFEKLEFATTSFLMTGGEISHNIAKESDGAAIGFNSSNPIVVIVTITDGSIIHNQGHAISQSGGLNTQGTYNIGGTTLFLNNTGSHFYMKSGDATLNLTGGEYKKGENTVNLLDTSGKTAVYLSGPVTFDADLPFTLNSKDSTVTVNGEFTGMIHSFNPIAEDLDNVALITVDNTKTTQKPSELLSRFALLDTKKWTLVADDNTDTIKTVINKPIALAGSGNVTVTWINATVANVSIRLDPNANDATDVYVRLGSSESQKLSGGTFVKGSTISDLQVTGLTAGTSYSVAAVLKNTGISSSEFTSSNLLDTTSPTPHTVTITGTGGAPLPDGGANLGQGKSMTFGVLVYDASDKLLKDEPVTWSKTGAFTIEGTKTATTITLTGGSSDGTDTLTATAGGATGTASISVTTDTPTKLTVNADKQTIALGDSVSLTPIATDNGGKQFAGYDVEWTVSPSGTIADSKTGAAAAFTPTVAGSYTITASVSDPSLTAQTTITVVAKPTITTQPQSATYIKGQTAAQLTVTASGAALGYQWQKSTDPSFNADVSTVGTNSRTYPPDISTAGTTYYRVNVTNTQNDFVTHTYSSAAMITVLEPTADKIELNKTSVTIQKEGAAAQITATAKNTTLDTNLDTAVITWSIETGGEYVSITQAGNTVTITGKQAGTAVISASSGSAAAKATVIVTDQTVTTHTITASAGTGGSINPNGEIPVVEGSSQGFTITPDTGYEITNVIVDGTSVDAVNYYKFDSVMESHTIAATFTATSYTITASAGPGGSISPSGAVTAAPGDDKSFTITAATGYKIADVKVDGTSVGAASSHTIENIQAACTIRAEFSELPPSTVTITATAGPGGSISPSGAVSVTSGDDKSFSINPADGYKIADVKVDGRSVGAVSSYTIQNIVADHTIAATFTGVPTPVPTGGGSSDGGYSGSTSAGISLTGSVSFGSSVGFTSVDFPQGTTGTVVLNTKPSGIPEPQNSYLVSDISAPSFQGSAQVEFSVPAALIRDQGLGVNDVVLRHYVNGEWVNLPTFFIGEERGAAHYVATTSSFSPFAIVYEKGGASTVEKSTPQPTVAAGTAAATSAATASATNAQASAATPVPTNPAGSAATAAPTLTQAPVPVAGALFGLLAACVMLRRRN; this is encoded by the coding sequence GTGAAAAAAATTTCGTGCAGATCATGGATGCAGTATGCCCTGCTGCTGTGTGCAGTACTGTTGTGTGCGTGTGTACTGTTTACAGCTCCGGTTGCGGCATCGCCGGATGATGCCTTTGTATTTAATGGAGGAACCTTCGCCACCGCCCAGGCTCTTGCAGTTGCCCTCGGTTCTGCTGCCACCGCCGCCGACGATACTCTCACGCTCAACCAAGATCTCCTCCTCACCGGACCGGTGAATATCACTGGAAGCATGACGATCATTGGTAACGGTCACACCATATGGCGCGGCGGCAATAACTTCTTCCTCATCAACGTCAGTGTTGGAATACTCACGCTTGGCGGACCATCAGATATATTGATCATTAATGCATCGACGGATGAATTCTACAGCAACTGCGGCTTGATTCAGGTTACCGGCTCTGGCAGTGAACTTATCATGAACGACGGTGTCACCATAACTGGTGACTCCGAAAATAACTTTTATGAGGGGGGCAGCGTCTGTATTGTCTCCGGTGGTAATTTCACTATGCATGGCGGCAACATCACCGATAACTGGGCTGGAACTGGTGGTGGCGTTTACGTCTCCGGCGGTAGCAGTTTCACTATGTACGGCGGCAACATCACCGACAACAGAGGTTCTGATGGTGGTGGCGTCTACGTCACCTCCGGTAGCAGTTTCACTATGCATGGCGGCAACATCACTGGCAACCGTGCTAGTGGTAGTGGTGGCGGTGTCCGTGTCTCCGACCCTTACCCCTACACCGGCTCTTTCTTCACTATGGACGGCGGTAAAATCTTCGGCAACCGTGCTGGTGATGGCGGCGGTGTCTATGTTGGTGTTGTCGGCAATTTCACTATGAACGGCGGTGAAATTTTCGACAACATTGTGACTCAGTATGGCGGTGGCGTCAGGGTTTATGGCCTTAACGCTGTGTTCACTATGAATAACGGCAAGATATTCAATAATACTGCACAGTATGGCGGTGGCGTCGATCTCGAGGGGTACGGCGGTGGCAGTTTCACTATGGGCGGCGGCGAAATCTCCGGTAACACTGCGACTAATAAGGGTGGTGGTATCAGGTCAAGTGGCGATGTCACTATTGACGACGGCGAAATTTCCGGTAATACTGCACAGAATGGCGGTGGTGCCTTCCTTTACGGCAACAGTTTCACGATGCATGCCGGCAAAATCTCCGGCAACACCGGATCTACATATGCTGCTATCGGATTCGAGAAATTAGAATTCGCCACAACATCATTTCTCATGACCGGCGGCGAGATCTCTCACAACATCGCGAAAGAATCCGACGGTGCTGCCATTGGATTCAATAGCTCAAATCCTATTGTTGTGATCGTTACCATCACCGACGGCAGCATCATACACAATCAGGGTCACGCTATCAGTCAGAGCGGCGGCTTAAATACCCAAGGCACCTACAACATCGGGGGGACCACTCTCTTTCTCAACAACACCGGCAGCCATTTCTACATGAAGTCAGGCGATGCAACCCTCAACCTCACCGGCGGCGAATACAAAAAAGGAGAAAATACTGTCAACCTGCTCGACACGTCAGGCAAGACTGCTGTTTATCTCTCAGGCCCGGTCACCTTCGACGCTGACCTTCCGTTCACTCTCAACAGCAAGGACTCCACGGTAACCGTCAACGGAGAGTTCACCGGTATGATTCACAGCTTCAATCCGATCGCAGAAGATCTCGACAACGTAGCACTCATCACAGTTGACAACACAAAGACAACTCAGAAACCATCCGAACTTCTCAGCAGATTTGCCCTTCTTGACACCAAAAAGTGGACACTTGTCGCTGACGACAACACAGACACCATCAAAACCGTTATTAACAAACCGATTGCCCTCGCGGGTTCGGGCAACGTCACCGTCACCTGGATCAACGCAACTGTTGCCAACGTCAGCATCCGGCTCGACCCGAACGCCAACGACGCAACCGACGTCTATGTCAGACTCGGCAGCAGTGAGTCGCAGAAACTCTCCGGCGGCACCTTCGTCAAAGGCTCCACCATCAGTGACCTTCAGGTCACCGGCCTTACCGCAGGGACCTCCTACTCTGTTGCCGCCGTCCTCAAAAACACCGGCATCAGCTCAAGTGAGTTCACCTCTTCGAACCTTCTGGACACAACCTCCCCGACACCTCACACAGTCACCATCACCGGAACAGGAGGCGCACCTCTGCCTGACGGCGGTGCCAATCTTGGACAGGGCAAGAGCATGACCTTCGGCGTCCTCGTCTATGATGCAAGCGACAAACTCCTCAAAGACGAACCGGTCACCTGGAGTAAAACCGGAGCCTTCACAATCGAAGGAACGAAAACCGCCACCACCATCACCCTGACCGGCGGCAGCAGTGACGGAACTGACACCCTCACTGCAACCGCCGGCGGCGCTACCGGAACTGCATCCATCAGTGTAACCACAGACACACCGACCAAACTTACCGTTAATGCTGACAAACAGACAATCGCTCTCGGCGACAGTGTATCTCTCACCCCGATAGCGACAGATAACGGCGGCAAACAGTTCGCCGGATACGACGTCGAGTGGACTGTCAGTCCGTCCGGCACCATTGCAGACAGCAAAACAGGCGCAGCCGCAGCATTCACCCCGACAGTCGCAGGCAGTTACACCATCACAGCATCCGTCAGCGATCCGTCTCTTACCGCACAGACCACCATCACCGTCGTTGCCAAACCAACAATCACCACCCAGCCGCAGAGCGCAACCTACATCAAAGGCCAGACCGCAGCCCAACTCACCGTAACCGCGTCCGGTGCCGCACTCGGCTACCAGTGGCAGAAATCCACTGACCCGAGCTTTAATGCAGACGTCAGTACTGTCGGAACCAATAGTAGAACCTACCCTCCTGACATCAGCACTGCAGGCACCACCTACTACCGCGTAAACGTCACCAACACTCAGAACGACTTTGTCACCCACACCTACAGCAGTGCGGCAATGATCACCGTCCTCGAACCAACCGCAGACAAGATCGAACTCAATAAAACATCCGTCACCATCCAGAAAGAGGGTGCCGCCGCCCAAATCACTGCAACTGCAAAAAACACTACCCTTGACACAAATCTTGACACTGCCGTGATCACCTGGTCAATCGAAACCGGCGGCGAATACGTATCCATCACTCAGGCTGGAAACACTGTCACCATCACCGGCAAACAGGCAGGAACCGCTGTCATCAGCGCATCATCCGGCAGCGCTGCGGCAAAGGCAACCGTCATCGTCACCGACCAGACCGTAACAACCCATACCATCACTGCCAGTGCAGGCACCGGTGGCAGCATCAACCCGAATGGTGAAATTCCTGTCGTCGAAGGAAGTAGTCAGGGTTTCACCATCACCCCTGACACCGGCTACGAAATTACAAACGTCATAGTTGACGGAACATCCGTCGACGCTGTCAACTACTACAAGTTCGACTCTGTAATGGAATCCCACACCATCGCTGCAACGTTCACCGCAACCTCCTACACCATCACCGCAAGTGCAGGCCCAGGCGGCAGCATCAGCCCGAGCGGAGCAGTCACCGCCGCCCCGGGAGATGACAAATCCTTCACCATCACTGCGGCAACCGGCTACAAAATTGCAGACGTCAAAGTTGACGGAACATCCGTCGGTGCTGCCAGCAGCCACACCATCGAAAACATTCAGGCAGCTTGCACCATCCGTGCAGAGTTTTCAGAGCTCCCTCCCTCCACTGTTACCATCACCGCGACAGCAGGTCCCGGCGGCAGCATCAGCCCGAGCGGAGCTGTCTCTGTCACTTCGGGAGATGACAAATCCTTCAGCATCAATCCCGCAGACGGCTACAAAATTGCAGATGTCAAAGTTGATGGAAGATCTGTTGGTGCGGTCTCCAGCTACACTATCCAAAACATTGTGGCAGACCATACCATCGCTGCAACCTTCACCGGTGTACCGACCCCTGTCCCGACGGGTGGAGGTTCCTCTGACGGTGGATACAGCGGCTCAACCAGTGCAGGCATCAGCCTGACCGGTAGTGTATCCTTCGGCAGCTCGGTCGGATTCACCAGTGTAGACTTCCCTCAGGGAACCACAGGAACCGTGGTCCTGAACACCAAACCCTCAGGAATTCCGGAGCCACAGAACAGTTACCTTGTCAGTGACATCTCGGCCCCCTCATTCCAGGGCTCAGCCCAGGTTGAGTTCAGTGTCCCTGCAGCACTCATCAGAGATCAGGGACTTGGTGTGAACGACGTCGTCCTCCGTCACTACGTAAACGGCGAATGGGTAAACCTCCCGACGTTCTTCATCGGCGAAGAGCGTGGTGCAGCACACTACGTTGCAACAACGTCCAGCTTCTCACCCTTTGCCATCGTCTATGAAAAAGGCGGGGCATCAACCGTTGAGAAGTCCACGCCGCAGCCGACCGTTGCCGCAGGCACTGCCGCTGCAACGTCAGCAGCAACAGCCTCTGCAACAAATGCTCAGGCATCTGCGGCCACCCCTGTTCCAACGAACCCCGCAGGCAGCGCTGCAACCGCAGCACCCACGCTCACCCAGGCCCCCGTACCGGTTGCCGGAGCACTCTTCGGACTGCTTGCAGCCTGTGTAATGCTAAGGAGAAGGAACTAA
- the hisI gene encoding phosphoribosyl-AMP cyclohydrolase yields the protein MPEPLPTLTYTDGLIPVIVQDAATKTVLMFAYANEEAVSLTQSTGFAHYYSRSRNRLWKKGEESGHLQKIIEIRVDCDADCLLYLVEQTGCACHEGYFSCFFRNINGSILLPKLKNPEQIYSQR from the coding sequence ATGCCAGAACCTCTGCCTACCCTCACCTACACCGACGGCCTCATACCGGTAATCGTCCAAGACGCAGCAACCAAAACCGTCCTCATGTTTGCCTATGCAAACGAAGAAGCAGTCAGTCTCACTCAGAGCACCGGCTTTGCCCACTACTACAGCCGTTCCAGAAACAGACTCTGGAAGAAAGGCGAAGAGTCCGGCCACCTGCAAAAGATCATCGAAATCCGCGTGGACTGCGATGCAGACTGTCTCCTCTACCTCGTCGAACAGACCGGCTGTGCGTGTCACGAAGGGTACTTCAGCTGTTTTTTCCGCAATATCAACGGCAGCATTCTCCTTCCAAAACTCAAAAACCCTGAACAGATCTACAGCCAGAGATAG
- the cfbA gene encoding sirohydrochlorin nickelochelatase has protein sequence MSKNGLLLVGHGSRLQYNKELITTTAQMMADKTDKYLIKSCFMENSVPTVPEGLDAMRKEDLDLLVVVPLFLAKGIHVLRDIPGLLGLESGSNRGVFTLDSGKEIPVVYAEPIGIDPLLAELMLKNAENAVAAHL, from the coding sequence ATGAGCAAAAATGGTCTCCTGCTTGTCGGCCACGGAAGCAGACTGCAGTACAATAAAGAACTCATCACCACGACCGCGCAGATGATGGCGGATAAAACTGACAAATATCTGATAAAATCCTGTTTTATGGAAAACAGCGTCCCGACCGTTCCGGAAGGACTTGACGCAATGAGAAAAGAAGACCTTGACCTCTTAGTCGTTGTTCCCCTGTTCCTTGCCAAAGGAATCCATGTTCTCCGCGACATCCCGGGCCTTCTCGGTCTTGAGAGCGGCTCAAACCGTGGTGTCTTCACACTCGACAGCGGCAAAGAGATTCCGGTCGTTTATGCAGAGCCCATCGGCATTGACCCGCTGCTTGCAGAGCTCATGCTGAAGAATGCCGAGAACGCCGTAGCAGCGCATCTCTAA
- the cfbD gene encoding Ni-sirohydrochlorin a,c-diamide reductive cyclase catalytic subunit, producing the protein MRYVQPRPSSIVAALYTLRDLDVDLAILHGPSGCSFKHARLLEEDGIRVLTTSLGDEEFIFGGQRLLEDVLRYAEEEFAPKKIAVVGTCVSMIIGEDMEAAIEASGIATPAVAVDIHAGFRENIDGVIAALEPAAAAGWITAEELDRQRTVLAAANATERARGAACKTYIAPSRGDLKHVAAKELIALAKSGKRGMAIMNAKKETAYMFADELLALHDAVPDADILYIANLEERGLPKVRGDASAILAQMRERGVDPELIGALDEYGANGPAIAARIAEVKPDFVLLVGVPHALTPESLSGITVFSVTNGPRQVGPLKDQGHAHVMVEIDLHPKTLGVHEIVESEFGAVLRSLV; encoded by the coding sequence ATGAGATATGTTCAGCCCCGCCCGAGTTCGATTGTCGCAGCCCTCTACACGCTGCGGGACCTGGATGTTGACCTTGCCATTCTGCACGGTCCGTCCGGCTGTTCCTTCAAGCATGCACGCCTGCTGGAAGAGGACGGCATCCGCGTTCTGACGACCTCCCTTGGAGACGAGGAGTTCATCTTCGGCGGCCAGAGACTGCTTGAGGATGTGCTTCGATACGCCGAAGAGGAGTTTGCACCAAAGAAGATAGCCGTCGTCGGCACCTGCGTATCCATGATCATCGGCGAGGATATGGAGGCGGCAATCGAAGCGTCCGGCATTGCAACGCCCGCAGTCGCGGTGGATATCCATGCAGGATTTCGCGAAAACATCGACGGAGTGATCGCAGCACTTGAACCGGCGGCTGCGGCAGGCTGGATCACTGCCGAAGAGCTTGACCGGCAGAGAACCGTTCTCGCTGCGGCAAACGCAACTGAGCGGGCACGCGGCGCTGCCTGCAAGACGTACATCGCACCCTCGCGGGGCGACTTAAAGCATGTCGCAGCAAAGGAACTCATCGCGCTTGCTAAGTCCGGCAAACGCGGCATGGCGATCATGAATGCCAAAAAGGAGACCGCATACATGTTTGCCGACGAGCTGCTTGCGCTGCATGACGCGGTTCCTGACGCAGACATTCTCTACATTGCAAACCTTGAGGAACGCGGTCTGCCAAAAGTGCGGGGCGACGCATCCGCGATTCTTGCGCAGATGCGTGAGCGCGGGGTTGACCCTGAGCTGATCGGAGCACTTGATGAGTACGGGGCAAACGGTCCTGCGATTGCCGCACGGATTGCCGAGGTCAAACCTGACTTTGTTTTACTTGTCGGCGTTCCACACGCGCTTACCCCTGAGTCTCTTTCCGGAATTACGGTGTTCTCGGTGACCAACGGCCCGCGACAGGTGGGGCCGCTGAAGGATCAGGGGCATGCACATGTGATGGTCGAGATCGACCTGCACCCGAAGACGCTTGGTGTGCATGAGATTGTGGAGAGCGAGTTCGGGGCGGTGCTGCGGAGTCTGGTATGA
- the cfbE gene encoding coenzyme F430 synthase: protein MRVLVLDTIHGGSDIAKALRLRGDEVDAVDVYRGTGFPADAAAEKTYDLVTAPVHLNPAYPLLAKAKCLTHHEMVQGLVTAPAVSVEITGARGKTTTAFALASLMKGRGILHTSSGTFAYPEKKFLWKKSITPASVIDACTAAEKCGAEWLIAEESAGVAGFGRLGILTSADDYKIAAGTKSAVAEKCKSLERCKTVLVPEGVPTMPEWHVTEELVTVSADTLSWDGGELINPLLSLAGYRAALSAAAAAGLLLGLPVEKLADFTALPGRMCLLEEKGVAVLDNANSGTNADNTIEAAAYLRKMRPGLPVTLVIGMEHHAVCEGFPASEIARAVAGVAPAHTLLIAESGSGSAAAATADAVFTTLDAAKSAALEFAEQTGGCVLLAAKTWR from the coding sequence ATGCGGGTACTGGTCCTTGACACAATTCACGGCGGATCTGACATTGCCAAAGCCTTGCGGCTGCGCGGCGATGAAGTTGATGCGGTGGATGTGTATCGGGGAACAGGTTTTCCCGCCGACGCTGCGGCTGAGAAAACCTATGATCTGGTAACAGCTCCCGTGCATCTGAACCCTGCATATCCTCTTCTTGCAAAAGCAAAATGCCTCACGCATCATGAGATGGTGCAGGGTCTCGTGACTGCACCCGCAGTTTCCGTTGAGATCACCGGAGCCCGCGGCAAGACCACGACCGCGTTCGCTCTCGCCTCGTTGATGAAGGGTCGCGGTATTCTACATACAAGCAGCGGCACATTTGCATACCCTGAGAAAAAATTTCTCTGGAAAAAAAGCATCACGCCTGCGTCAGTCATTGATGCCTGCACTGCTGCAGAGAAGTGCGGTGCCGAGTGGCTGATTGCTGAGGAGTCAGCAGGCGTTGCAGGCTTTGGAAGGCTTGGAATTCTGACATCTGCGGACGACTATAAAATCGCCGCAGGGACGAAAAGTGCAGTCGCCGAAAAATGCAAAAGCCTTGAACGGTGCAAAACCGTCCTTGTGCCTGAAGGTGTTCCAACGATGCCTGAGTGGCATGTCACTGAGGAACTCGTCACCGTGTCTGCCGACACGCTTTCATGGGATGGCGGCGAGCTAATAAACCCGCTTCTCAGCCTTGCCGGATACCGCGCCGCACTCTCTGCCGCCGCCGCCGCCGGGCTTTTGCTCGGCCTGCCGGTGGAAAAACTCGCAGACTTCACCGCGCTTCCCGGCCGCATGTGTCTTCTTGAAGAGAAAGGGGTTGCTGTGCTTGACAATGCAAACAGCGGCACCAATGCCGACAACACCATTGAAGCAGCAGCATATCTGCGGAAAATGCGCCCCGGCCTTCCGGTGACTCTTGTGATCGGCATGGAGCATCATGCGGTCTGCGAAGGATTTCCGGCATCTGAGATCGCTCGTGCAGTTGCGGGAGTTGCTCCCGCCCACACACTGCTGATTGCTGAGTCCGGCAGCGGCTCCGCCGCTGCTGCAACTGCTGATGCCGTCTTCACAACGCTTGACGCCGCAAAATCCGCAGCGCTTGAGTTCGCCGAACAAACCGGAGGCTGTGTCCTCCTTGCCGCAAAAACATGGAGATAA